Proteins from a genomic interval of Lolium perenne isolate Kyuss_39 chromosome 1, Kyuss_2.0, whole genome shotgun sequence:
- the LOC127325511 gene encoding uncharacterized protein has product MGFMLRVRLASFFAGAAAAAAGGGYFLYKDYKLAHDSTALKVKGLYDHVDTRYKALDKRLAALEAQKSAERSPVVDAPLD; this is encoded by the exons atggGGTTCATGCTGCGGGTGAGGCTGGCCTCCTTCTTcgccggcgcggcggcggcggcggccggcggcggctacTTCCTCTACAAGGACTACAAGCTCGCCCACGACTCCACGGCCCTCAAG GTGAAAGGTCTCTACGACCACGTGGACACCCGTTACAAGGCTCTCGACAAACGACTTGCAGCTTTGGAAGCCCAGAAAAGCGCTGAGCGCTCTCCAGTTGTGGACGCTCCATTGGATTAG